The nucleotide sequence CCCAACATTCCGTCCCCATAGCATGCCCTGTGCGGAGTGCCATTCTCGCACTATCCAGTGAGAGGGATAAAATGAAAAAGGAAGCCCTGCTCCGATTTTCATTTGCCACAAAGCCCACCATTCTCGTCTTAGGCGGAGGAATTGGCGCTGAACCGCTGAACGCACTTGTGCAGGAATCAATCCATAGCCTCCTTCTCACGTTTAACGTTTTACACAGTACAGGAACATCAATTAGCCAGAAGGGTAAGCAATTATCCGGATATCGAGCACAGCCATTTTTTGGCGATGATCTGATCTTTGCTTACGCGGCCGCAGACATAATTATCAGCCGTGCGGGCATGGGCACCATTACTGAAGCCGCCGCTCTCAAAGCGCCGCTCATCCTTATACCGCTTCCACATTCTCCACAGGAGCACAATGCTGTACTGCTTGCCAAGTCCGGCGCTGCAGTGGTCCTGCATCAAAATAATTTGACATCTTCCATGTTTATTAATACCCTCACGAAACTATTAGCTGATCAAGTTTCCCTTAATGCGCTAGGTGCTTCTCTTCACAGAGCTATTCCGGTCGATGACGGTTCATCGGTGATTTCACTGATAAATAATTGTTCACCAAAACTTATAACACGATAATTCACAATATTGGAACTTCAATCTTTCGCGTTATTCTGCGTCATCATCAGCGTTCTTCCGCATCTATGAGGCATAGAAGCAGATGCACGCAGAAGTAAACTAAAGTATGTAATTTATATGGTAATGCATAAAAAACAAGTTGATTTTTCTAAAGTGTCCAACATATATTTTATCGGCATAGGCGACGAATTTTGTGCTGCAATAGCCGAATGTCTGCATCATTGGGGGAAAAAAGTCAGCGGTTCCGATACAGTGGCAAACGCGCGCACTGCGCATCTTTCCCAAATAGGAATAATGTGCCATATTAGTCCGTCACAATCCTTTGTCCCCGTACACACTGATATGGTCATTTTTTCACCGCGTGCGCATACGCACCCTGATGTCCTTAACGCCAAGCACTGGGGATTGCCTTTACACACTCCCTATGAATGTATCGGATTCATGAGTACGATCCGCACCACCATAGCAGTATCCGGCTGCCATGGCAAAACTACGGTGGCGGCTTACATAGGTTCGCTGCTTGAAAAAGCGGGTCGCGACCCAAGCGTCGTGGTAAGGACCGATGTTGACGCCTGGAAAAGCAATGTGCGCACCGGTTTCGGCAGTTATTTTGTGGTAGAAGCCGATGAGAATAAGAAGCATTTCCTTTCGCTCGTTCCCTCGATAGCGTTGTTCCTGAACATAGAACCGGATCATTTGGACTATTTTGAAAATATACAAAATATCATCAATGCATACCACGCCTTTGCGAAAAATGTAAAACGCGATGGCGCGGTTATCGCCAATGGCGATGATGAAAATATCATAGCTGCACTTAAAAAAGTTAATAACCGCATTATTTGGTTTGGCCGGCGTGAAGGCGTCGACGTGCGAGCGTTGAACGTGCAGTCGACGCGAGGACGCACTTCTTTTTCCGTGCACATCAAAAAGGGTGAGCACGATGAAGAATACCATATGGAACTGCCAGGCGAACACCAGCTTACTAATGCGCTTGCCGTTATTGCCACCGCTCATTATCTGGAGATTCCTTTTAATCTTGCACGTGAAATACTCCTTTCCTACCATGGCGCCAATAGGCATGTAAGCCTTATAGGAAAGGCAAATGGCATCGATGTTATAGATGACGCAGCAGATTATCCATCAACCATTAAAACTGTTCTTAAAGGCATTAAAGAACAATACCCGGATAAGCCTCTTTGGTGCATATTCCAAGCCTATGGCAAAAAACGCACAGACTTTATGCAGGATGAGCTCGCACAAGCTTTTACCCATGCAGACCATGTGATTCTTCGCCCTGTGAAAATGAACGATGAGGAAAGAGGCGGGGTTTCGTCTTCTCATAACCTAATCCACGCGGTCAAGGCGTATCATCCATTGGTAACCGACGGTCAAAATGACTATACATTGGCAAAAATTCTGGCTCAAATTCCTTCTAGTGCCGTATTGGTAACCATGGGCGCAGAACCGGTGAGAAGCGTAGGCGAGCATTTCTTAAAGCTTAGGCAGAAAAAACACAGTGTAGATACTTGAATATCGCATTAAAAGGTGTACACTATTTATTATTAACTTGTCGAATCATAACTTATACGATATGAAAAAAAGAAATTTGCGGAAATTTTGGAAATTGGGGAATGCCGACTATGCCACGAAGCATTTTGACGTGAATAAAGATGGCGAGCTTATCGTGCGCGAGGGTAACTATCAATATAATGTCAAAGATTTGTGCGATCGTTTTGGCACATCATTGGAGCTGTTATTTCCCCACGTGATTGAAGAGCGTCTTAACGAAACATTTGACGCGTTCCATGCGGCGATGCGAGCGCAGCGCTATCGGGGAAAATTTTTTTTCCATTACCCTATGAAGGCGAACCAAACGAAAGAATTTATACTTCCCGCTGTTTCAGAAGGCGCCCATCTTGAAACGAGCTCGGCGAATGAGCTCTGGATTGTCAAACGTATGTGGGAACAGGAGCAATTTTCCACTAAAATAAAGGTATTGTGCAACGGTCCGAAAACCAATAAATATTTATCTTTGATTGAGGAATTGAAGCTCAAGAATTTGGATATTGTTCCCATCGTAGAAAATTATTGGGAGTTTGAATATCTCCGTAGCTACCGCGGCGATATTGGCATCCGATGGGCACCTACCACCCGTATACGCTCACATTGGGACAAGCCGACCGATCAATTCGGTTTTCCCACTAAGGATTTGATCGGGCTTGGGAAGATAAGAAATCTCAAATTAATGAGTTACCACGCTGCCTCACAGGTAACGA is from Patescibacteria group bacterium and encodes:
- a CDS encoding UDP-N-acetylglucosamine--N-acetylmuramyl-(pentapeptide) pyrophosphoryl-undecaprenol N-acetylglucosamine transferase, translated to MKIRPIIFSGGGTLGSVMPLVSVIEQFKKRYSNEICWCGTYKGPERNVLRSLSIHYTPFLGGKFRRYISWKTFIDPLFIVMGFFQSVFFFLFKKPVAIVSAGSFISVPLLWVAWFFQIPTIALQLDVKLGLANRLVLPFLSQFGSLFPLPQHSVPIACPVRSAILALSSERDKMKKEALLRFSFATKPTILVLGGGIGAEPLNALVQESIHSLLLTFNVLHSTGTSISQKGKQLSGYRAQPFFGDDLIFAYAAADIIISRAGMGTITEAAALKAPLILIPLPHSPQEHNAVLLAKSGAAVVLHQNNLTSSMFINTLTKLLADQVSLNALGASLHRAIPVDDGSSVISLINNCSPKLITR
- a CDS encoding Mur ligase family protein, with the translated sequence MVMHKKQVDFSKVSNIYFIGIGDEFCAAIAECLHHWGKKVSGSDTVANARTAHLSQIGIMCHISPSQSFVPVHTDMVIFSPRAHTHPDVLNAKHWGLPLHTPYECIGFMSTIRTTIAVSGCHGKTTVAAYIGSLLEKAGRDPSVVVRTDVDAWKSNVRTGFGSYFVVEADENKKHFLSLVPSIALFLNIEPDHLDYFENIQNIINAYHAFAKNVKRDGAVIANGDDENIIAALKKVNNRIIWFGRREGVDVRALNVQSTRGRTSFSVHIKKGEHDEEYHMELPGEHQLTNALAVIATAHYLEIPFNLAREILLSYHGANRHVSLIGKANGIDVIDDAADYPSTIKTVLKGIKEQYPDKPLWCIFQAYGKKRTDFMQDELAQAFTHADHVILRPVKMNDEERGGVSSSHNLIHAVKAYHPLVTDGQNDYTLAKILAQIPSSAVLVTMGAEPVRSVGEHFLKLRQKKHSVDT